One Cryptococcus neoformans var. neoformans B-3501A chromosome 10, whole genome shotgun sequence DNA window includes the following coding sequences:
- a CDS encoding hypothetical protein (Match to ESTs gb|CF194702.1|CF194702, gb|CF191393.1|CF191393, gb|CF191097.1|CF191097; HMMPfam hit to Grp1_Fun34_YaaH, GPR1/FUN34/yaaH family, score: 164.6, E(): 2e-46): MTTSANHSIMVHPTTPTISHVTIANPHPGDNAPHTMYRTPSHFSGDGGPGVIYPEGMRLSRALTPGGNPVDTSQPALPNYHRALGDPAPVGLIPLSSGTLLISLYNVQTRGITTPNIILGLALGFSGIVQTIAGILEWASGNTFAAVALTSYGGFWFSFAVLYIPQFEVTASYASDISMLANGIGLYLVMWGILTFLFLLASLRSSVALISLFLMLDLSFWLTAAGYLSQNEKILKAGGGFGIAAAFCGFYVALASLLSGHTSFFLVPTGDLRPGSSHKRT, from the exons ATGACAACT TCGGCTAATCACTCTATCATGGTGCATCCTACGACCCCCACAATAAGTCATGTAACAATCGCGAATCCACACCCTGGAGATAATGCCCCACACACAATGTATCGTACACCTTCGCATTTCAGCGGAGACGGTGGACCTGGCGTAATATACCCAGAGGGGATGCGCCTCTCCAGAGCCTTGACTCCTGGCGGTAACCCTGTAGACACATCTCAACCGGCTCTACCAAACTATCATAGGGCTCTTGGAGACCCTGCACCCGTAGGTCTTATCCC CCTTTCATCAGGGACACTACTCATAAGTCTATACAATGTTCAAACTCGAGGTATCACCACCCCAAATATTATTCTGGGTCTTGCCCTTGGATTTTCAGGTATAGTGCAGACAATTGCGGGCATTTTGGAATGGGCTTCTGGAAACACTTTCGCT GCAGTAGCTTTAACTTCATATGGTGGCTTCTGGTTCTCATTCGCAG TTCTCTACATTCCCCAGTTTGAAGTAACGGCGTCATACGCATCTGATATCTCAATGCTGGCTAACGGCATTGGTCTCTACCTTGTCATGTGGGGCATCCTCACTTTTTTGTTTCTCCTTGCTTCCTTGAGATCATCAGTCGCGCTGATTAGCCTTTTCCTAATGCTAGATTTGAGTTTCTGGTTGAC CGCCGCAGGTTATCTGTCACAGAATGAAAAGATCTTGAAAGCCGGAGGCGGCTTTGGTATC GCCGCTGCATTCTGCGGATTCTATGTAGCGCTGGCGTCTTTATTATCGGGTCATACTAGTTTCTTCCTTGTGCCTACGGGGGACTTAAGGCCCGGGTCTTCCCATAAAAGGACATGA